The proteins below come from a single Miscanthus floridulus cultivar M001 chromosome 1, ASM1932011v1, whole genome shotgun sequence genomic window:
- the LOC136539216 gene encoding LOW QUALITY PROTEIN: uncharacterized protein (The sequence of the model RefSeq protein was modified relative to this genomic sequence to represent the inferred CDS: deleted 4 bases in 4 codons) — translation MEAAAAAPPERDTSADWGDGVVALGFRVKASSRESPSQKAGNVLEADLRSHWSTATNTKEWILLELQEPCLLSHIRIYNKSVLEWELTAGLRYKLDAFVKVRPRCEAPKRDVVYPANHTPCRYLRISCLRGNPIAIFFIQLFGIPVPGLEPELQPLLSYMLPQITSSKQPLSQNMHLQLLKDISIRLPPFLPQIEADLNSVADTPESSVRFLALLAGPFYPILHLINERDPTKSLFGSADSDALRTSPASTPTVSSNFEAQPRRSRSPSSVQPASYLLAFRSETAMLLLRKAHKDKTLGVVCLRASKVLQKLLEPEPILDKSMNTGVMLPSQVSDEIPKRDAFSLVLSTDYSSMFGEEFSRSENQFDGSFLNILDIAAVEEGILHVLYASASQVNCRKLAEINSDIWSVLPLVQALLPALRPPLSSGPIEHIDDSFNQWNHPNVQNALSQIVTMSVSSSVFHPLLRACAGYLSSYLSSHVKTACVLLDLCRGPLLPWVPMITAKVDLAVELLEDLLSIIQEAGQSLARSRAALKYVVLAISGHMDDVLTEYKEVMHKLLFVLEMLDPFIDPSTSAMKDTVIFGGISAIYLEKQSSVYDIALNIIHTAVKRAAVLPSLELEWRRGAVAPSVILSILDPHMPLPPDIDLCKSSVPEIDNVPLAVLDNRAPQPCNPENIDGRDASETTVRPENFEQCSFLFAREELNQSELTSLDTLKGKGHDVVTKTSLNHDIPEGRTNEKLSSDPFLLDNSVAADYFDAQADYQQLENYEDCELRAQEFHRIALNLCMQQEPTLEGHNAGIDALLLAAECYVNPFFLLEFQSNLEPLDNIERIHSELMQGNASFALKNLHFKDLDKKAIYNLEKKRDRSVIDLLLQAARFDSEYQGKIPEGEPYPNIAEDGKISVEISPEALQFADAVTLVRKNQAMLCHFIMKQFQRKGHLCSEILLQSFLFLLHSATDLFCPPENVIDIILKSAESLNDQLACLYSFVNAGNKKLDTVKIHGLRRRWALLQKLVLASSGSDNTRELARNKRDGFRFRSLVPPSTWIQKISNFSMFSSPLPRFLGWMAVSRYAKEYLNEKRFLASDFSQLTSLLSIYMDELCLMDGVATPKVMSAKGEQFNCMHLFLKKETTLSDQPSMTRQFKILLPELHFFFPSMGKLFNAFGESILEAVGLQLKCLPNSAVPDVLCWFSELCLWPYLERIKEHLIVANRVSYIRGNIAANAKAVVFYLLESIVTEHLEAVIPEMLRIVHILVSLCRASYTDVAFLKSVLCLMKPLISYFLRKGTNDTKVLGHIKEGSNFELLCFEELFEIVRCGKDSVDTAEDKIQAPLLIFILGSMFPEFSFERRIEMLGSLLVWIDCISSDPPSLLCSYLQGFQTLLDGCEAVLIQNIELLGVSILSGTSQSIEPADSLGVDGTMLLEKNAQDSEEQAPMKSTAYCENDGSHKGLYNLHPNSIIQFCGALEKFIWHLTSYIEDSWKWHHQLASRISLSMAKCLLFAKFLKSIVQEDTISSSSEQDVAVKISCELAQKHWQSALESLGDIILVNQETQFWQVASAMLDYIMGIPNVLAWGNVLNAICPAVKHFCSHAPRISWRLQTDKWLSLLVSGRIEGFKNSEIGLIDLFCTMLNHSEPEQRSVAVQQLGRIINKTSSTEADLKYPNYDQNFLISGSTVTSLLVTHTWDRVAALALHDSSMLLRNHAMALLTEYVPFVDRKHLQSFLSSSNGILNGLGQLSGVIEEGYFTRMSLLLFSKACLYSTPEDIALIPECVWQKLENMQTSTGGFGYMEKDLCRALCQLKSESDARTVVKVLSGCTSQPVSPDFKSIRESILQVMSSLSSIEAYFEEFSARSAQEHEELEEAEIELELIEKEKSVHNFVGHSNDTMVLAMPSYHNDGSEVNKRLQQIRENIRSLERSRLKEEITARRQKKLLIRHAREKYLEETSSREMELMQELDRERALEMEREVERQQQLDIERAKSRELQFNIDLEKEKTNSERAST, via the exons atggaggcagcggcagcggcgccgcCGGAGAGGGATACGTCAGCGGACTGGGGAGATGGCGTGGTGGCGCTAGGTTTCCGGGTGAAGGCATCCTCTCGCGAGTCGCCGTCGCAGAAGGCGGGGAACGTGCTGGAGGCCGACCTGCGCTCCCACTGGTCCACCGCCACCAACACCAAGGAATGGATCCTCCTTGAGCTCCAG GAACCGTGTCTCCTCTCCCACATCCGCATCTACAACAAATCCGTCCTCGAATGGGAGCTCACTGCTGGCCTGCGATACAAGCTCGATGCCTTCGTCAAGGTGCGCCCCCGCTGCGAGGCCCCCAAGCGCGACGTCGTCTACCCCGCCAACCACACCCCTTGCCGCTACCTCCGCATTTCCTGTCTGCGCGGCAACCCCATCGCCATCTTCTTCATCCAGCTCTTTGGCATCCCCGTGCCTGGCCTCGAACCTGAGCTCCAGCCACTGCTCAGCTACATGCTCCCGCAAATCACATCCTCCAAACAACCCCTTTCTCAGAACATGCACCTCCAG TTGCTTAAAGACATTTCCATCAGGCTACCTCCATTTCTTCCCCAGATTGAG GCTGACCTTAATAGTGTTGCGGACACCCCAGAGAGCAGCGTGCGGTTCTTGGCTCTACTTGCTGGTCCATTTTATCCTATCCTTCACCTTATAAATGAAAG AGATCCTACCAAATCTTTGTTTGGTTCTGCTGATTCAGATGCCCTCAGAACTAGTCCGGCTTCTACTCCAACAGTTTCTTCAAACTTTGAG GCACAACCGAGGAGATCACGGAGTCCATCATCTGTT CAGCCTGCTTCGTATTTGCTGGCATTTCGATCTGAAACGGCT ATGCTCCTCTTAAGGAAAGCACATAAAGACAAAACCCTTGGAGTTGTTTGCCTTCGA GCATCAAAGGTATTGCAAAAACTATTGGAGCCTGAGCCAATTTTAGACAAATCAATGAATACTGGTGTCATGCTACCAagccaagtctctgatgaaattCCTAAAAGAGATGCTTTCAGTCTAGTACTTTCTACAGACTACTCCAGTATGTTTGGAGAAGAATTTAGCCGGTCAGAAAATCAGTTTGATGGGTCATTCCTGAATATTTTGGATATTGCTGCTGTGGAAGAAGGCATTCTTCATGTACTATATGCGTCTGCATCACAGGTTAACT GTCGCAAGCTTGCTGAAATTAATTCAGACATTTGGTCTGTCTTACCACTTGTCCAAGCTCTACTTCCAG CACTTCGTCCTCCACTCAGTTCTGGTCCTATTGAACATATTGATGATTCTTTTAACCAATGGAATCATCCAAACGTTCAGAATGCTCTCTCCCAG ATTGTTACAATGTCAGTATCGTCATCAGTTTTTCATCCTCTTCTCAGAGCTTGTGCTGGTTATCTTTCATCCTACCTTTCATCACAT GTAAAAACGGCTTGTGTTTTGCTTGACTTGTGTCGGGGGCCATTGTTACCATGGGTACCGATGATAACAGCAAAG GTAGATCTTGCAGTTGAACTTCTAGAGGATCTCCTAAGTATCATCCAG GAAGCTGGCCAATCTCTTGCTCGTTCACGTGCAGCACTGAAGTATGTTGTATTGGCAATTTCTGGGCATATGGATGATGTGCTCACAGAATATAAA GAAGTCATGCATAAGTTACTTTTCGTCCTGGAGATGCTAGATCCTTTTATCGATCCTTCTACAAGTGCTATGAAAGACACAGTAATATTTGGTGGTATCTCTGCTATATATTTGGAGAAGCAGTCAAGTGTATACGATATTGCTTTAAATATTATCCATACAGCAGTAAAGAGAGCTGCTGTTCTCCCTTCTTTAGAACTTGAATGGCGACGAGGAGCCGTTGCCCCGAG TGTAATTCTCTCTATCTTGGATCCGCACATGCCTCTTCCTCCTGACATAGACCTCTGCAAAAGTTCAGTGCCTGAGATTGATAATGTGCCTTTGGCTGTTTTGGATAATCGTGCACCGCAGCCATGCAACCCAGAAAATATTGATGGGCGAGATGCATCTGAAACAACTGTTCGGCCTGAAAATTTTGAACAGTGCAGTTTTTTGTTTGCCCGTGAAGAATTAAACCAATCTGAGTTGACTAGTCTTGACACCTTGAAAGGAAAAGGCCATGATGTAGTAACTAAAACAAGTTTGAACCACGACATCCCTGAAGGCAGAACTAATGAGAAACTTTCATCTGACCCTTTCCTGCTAGATAATAGTGTTGCAGCTGATTATTTTGATGCACAGGCTGATTATCAACAGCTGGAAAACTACGAGGACTGTGAGTTAAGAGCTCAAGAATTTCATCGCATAGCACTGAACCTATGCATGCAACAAGAACCAACATTAGAAGGGCATAATGCTGGAATTGATGCTTTGCTATTGGCAGCAGAATGTTACGTTAATCCATTTTTTCTATTGGAATTCCAGTCTAATTTAGAGCCTCTGGACAATATTGAACGTATTCATTCAGAGTTGATGCAAGGGAATGCTTCCTTTGCGTTGAAAAATTTGCACTTCAAAGATTTAGATAAAAAAGCAATCTACAATTTGGAGAAGAAGCGGGATAGATCTGTCATCGATTTACTCCTACAAGCTGCCAGATTCGACTCTGAATATCAGGGAAAGATACCTGAAGGGGAACCATATCCAAATATTGCTGAAGATGGCAAGATTTCTGTAGAAATCTCACCTGAAGCTCTTCAGTTTGCTGATGCTGTaactttggtcagaaagaaccagGCTATGCTGTGCCACTTTATTATGAAGCAATTCCAAAGGAAAGGACACTTGTGTAGTGAAATTCTCCTCCAGAGCTTCTTGTTCCTGTTGCACTCAGCAACTGATCTATTTTGTCCACCAGAGAATGTAATTGATATAATTTTGAAGTCTGCTGAAAGCCTCAATGACCAGCTTGCATGTCTTTACAGTTTTGTTAATGCAGGGAATAAGAAATTGGATACGGTAAAAATACATGGTCTAAGAAGACGTTGGGCCCTTCTCCAGAAACTGGTTCTGGCTTCATCTGGCAGTGATAACACTAGAGAACTTGCCAGAAATAAAAGAGATGGTTTCCGTTTTAGAAGTTTAGTCCCTCCATCAACATGGATACAGAAGATATCTAATTTCTCCATGTTTTCTAGCCCACTCCCTCGATTTCTCGGATGGATGGCAGTGTCTCGCTATGCCAAGGAATATTTAAATGAGAAGCGGTTTCTTGCTTCTGATTTCTCACAGCTTACATCTTTGTTATCAATTTACATGGATGAACTTTGTTTGATGGATGGAGTTGCAACTCCGAAAGTCATGTCTGCAAAAGGTGAACAATttaattgtatgcacttgttcctTAAGAAGGAAACTACTCTGTCAGACCAACCT AGCATGACCAGACAGTTTAAAATCTTACTTCCGGAGCTACATTTCTTCTTTCCAAGCATGGGCAAATTGTTTAATGCATTTGGGGAGAGCATCTTGGAGGCTGTTGGGCTACAGTTAAAATGTCTGCCCAACAGTGCAGTACCAGACGTTCTTTGTTGGTTTTCTGAGTTGTGCTTGTGGCCTTATCTTGAACGCATTAAGGAGCATCTTATAGTCGCAAACAGAGTTAGTTATATAAGAGGAAATATTGCTGCTAATGCGAAAGCAGTTGTCTTCTACCTACTTGAGTCTATTGTTACCGAGCACCTGGAAGCCGTTATTCCTGAAATGCTCAGGATAGTGCACATTCTTGTGTCTCTCTGTAGAGCTTCTTATACTGATGTGGCCTTCCTCAAGTCTGTGCTATGTCTAATGAAGCCACTCATCTCCTACTTCTTAAGGAAGGGAACTAATGATACAAAAGTACTGGgccatataaaggagggcagCAATTTTGAGTTGCTTTGTTTTGAAGAATTGTTTGAAATTGTTCGCTGTGGTAAAGATTCGGTGGATACAGCTGAAGATAAGATTCAGGCACCCTTGCTTATCTTCATTCTGGGATCAATGTTTCCTGAATTCTCATTTGAGAGAAGGATTGAAATGTTAGGCTCCTTGTTAGTATGGATTGATTGCATCAGTTCCGATCCACCATCATTGTTATGCAGCTATCTTCAAGGTTTCCAGACACTTCTAGATGGTTGTGAAGCTGTACTAATTCAAAATATTGAACTACTTGGTGTCAGCATCCTTTCTGGGACAAGCCAGTCTATAGAACCTGCTGATTCCTTAGGCGTTGATGGCACTATGCTACTAGAGAAGAATGCACAAGATAGTGAAGAACAAGCACCAATGAAATCCACAGCATATTGTGAGAATGATGGAAGTCATAAGGGTCTTTATAATCTGCATCCTAATAGTATCATACAATTTTGTGGCGCCCTGGAGAAGTTTATTTGGCACCTGACTTCATATATTGAGGATAGTTGGAAATGGCACCATCAGTTGGCCTCTAGGATCTCTTTGTCTATGGCAAAGTGTTTGTTGTTTGCAAAATTTTTGAAGTCCATAGTGCAAGAAGACACAATATCTAGTAGCAGTGAGCAAGATGTTGCTGTGAAAATTTCCTGTGAGCTTGCACAAAAGCATTGGCAAAGTGCTCTTGAAAGTCTAGGAGATATCATTTTGGTAAATCAGGAAACACAGTTCTGGCAGGTGGCATCAGCTATGCTCGATTATATAATGGGGATACCAAACGTCCTTGCTTGGGGTAATGTTCTTAATGCCATATGCCCTGCAGTCAAGCACTTCTGCTCCCATGCACCTAGGATATCTTGGAGGCTGCAGACAGATAAGTGGTTGTCATTATTAGTTTCCGGTCGAATTGAGGGCTTCAAGAACAGTGAGATCGGTTTGATTGATCTTTTCTGTACAATGTTGAATCATTCTGAACCAGAGCAGCGTTCTGTTGCTGTACAGCAGCTTGGGAGGATTATTAACAAAACAAGTTCTACTGAAGCTGATTTGAAATATCCAAACTATGACCAAAATTTCCTCATATCTGGTTCAACAGTAACATCCCTTTTGGTAACTCATACATGGGACAGAGTAGCAGCATTGGCTCTCCATGACTCTTCTATGCTATTAAGGAATCATGCAATGGCATTGCTTACTGAATATGTGCCTTTTGTTGATAGGAAGCACCTGCAGTCCTTTCTTTCATCCAGTAACGGTATCCTGAATGGTTTGGGACAACTTTCTGGTGTAATTGAAGAGGGCTATTTTACACGAATGTCTTTGCTGTTGTTTTCTAAGGCATGTCTTTATTCTACTCCTGAAGATATCGCTTTGATACCTGAATGTGTTTGGCAGAAGTTGGAAAACATGCAAACATCAACTG GAGGTTTTGGATATATGGAGAAAGATCTCTGTCGAGCTCTGTGCCAACTAAAAAGTGAATCAGATGCTAGAACC GTTGTAAAAGTTCTTTCTGGATGCACTAGTCAACCAGTCAGCCCTGATTTCAAGAGCATCCGTGAATCAATCCTTCAG GTGATGTCCTCTTTGAGTTCTATTGAAGCATACTTTGAGGAGTTCTCAGCTAGATCTGCGCAAGAACATGAG GAACTTGAAGAAGCTGAGATTGAATTGGAGCTTATTGAAAAAGAGAAATCAGTTCATAACTTTGTTGGGCACAGCAATGATACTATGGTGCTTGCTATGCCATCAT ACCACAATGATGGTAGTGAGGTTAATAAACGGCTCCAGCAAATCCGGGAAAATATTCGGTCCTT GGAAAGGTCTAGGCTCAAAGAGGAAATTACAGCACGCAGGCAAAAGAAGCTGCTTATAAGACATGCTCGTGAAAAGTACTTAGAAGAGACAAGCTCTAGGGAAATGGAGCTTATGCAAGAGCTCGACAG GGAAAGAGCTCTCGAGATGGAGCGTGAAGTAGAAAGACAGCAG CAACTGGATATTGAGCGTGCAAAGTCTAGGGAACTGCAATTCAACATTGATTTGGAAAAAGAGAAAACAAACTCAG AGAGAGCTTCAACGTGA
- the LOC136539208 gene encoding uncharacterized protein, with product MEAAAAAPPERDTSADWGDGVVALGFRVKASSRESPSQKAGNVLEADLRSHWSTATNTKEWILLELQEPCLLSHIRIYNKSVLEWELTAGLRYKPDAFVKVRPRCEAPKRDVVYPANHTPCRYLRISCLRGNPIAIFFIQLFGIPVPGLEPELQPLLSYMLPQITSSKQPLSHNMHLQLLKDISIRLPPFLPQIEADLNSVADTPESSVRFLALLAGPFYPILHLINERDPTKSLFGSADSDALRTSPASTPTVSSNFEACNFFLAYARLFFSFL from the exons atggaggcagcggcagcggcgccgcCGGAGAGGGATACGTCAGCGGACTGGGGAGATGGCGTGGTGGCGCTAGGTTTCCGGGTGAAGGCATCCTCTCGCGAGTCGCCGTCGCAGAAGGCGGGGAACGTGCTGGAGGCCGACCTGCGCTCCCACTGGTCCACCGCCACCAACACCAAGGAATGGATCCTCCTTGAGCTCCAG GAACCGTGTCTCCTCTCCCACATCCGCATCTACAACAAATCCGTCCTCGAATGGGAGCTCACTGCTGGCCTGCGATACAAGCCCGATGCCTTCGTCAAGGTGCGCCCCCGCTGCGAGGCCCCCAAGCGCGACGTCGTCTACCCCGCCAACCACACCCCTTGCCGCTACCTCCGCATTTCCTGTCTGCGCGGCAACCCCATCGCCATCTTCTTCATCCAGCTCTTTGGCATCCCCGTGCCTGGCCTCGAACCTGAGCTCCAGCCACTGCTCAGCTACATGCTCCCGCAAATCACATCCTCCAAACAACCCCTTTCTCACAACATGCACCTCCAG TTGCTTAAAGACATTTCCATCAGGCTACCTCCATTTCTTCCCCAGATTGAG GCTGACCTTAATAGTGTTGCGGACACCCCAGAGAGCAGCGTGCGGTTCTTGGCTCTACTTGCTGGTCCATTTTATCCTATCCTTCACCTTATAAATGAAAG AGATCCTACCAAATCTTTGTTTGGTTCTGCTGATTCAGATGCCCTCAGAACTAGTCCGGCTTCTACTCCAACAGTTTCTTCAAACTTTGAGGCATGTAACTTTTTTTTGGCTTATGCACGTCTGTTTTTCTCGTTCTTGTGA